Proteins encoded together in one Phaeodactylum tricornutum CCAP 1055/1 chromosome 25, whole genome shotgun sequence window:
- a CDS encoding predicted protein translates to MSPCVSFLRFLLTVSATSVASALLFPATGRRCGGRALIDNPPASPRFRLHYAHRPSPRPTVIPDAVLVDRVDDNNNVDDSALFDTPIHNLTIPELRTLVTALRQHRRDTVASPIASSTTTTSTATPEAEADADARRLASLPSDEAAHELTVPELRHQLARAQADQARAVAQVQQRAHDELTKLRDAHATAQRQSQTRVRVLEDTLRNATVARGNEQTAAKELVAQKQDEATRRVKAAEEQARHTMERMEIQFHNRLMQKDEQVQRVRDEIAQARTTLAEKEREVEVLVEHTQSLRQNLKTTWGLVKLRLYQRFQQLRHTAAGHKPNGRFSVPKLDNSKSPFRDTPLSRH, encoded by the coding sequence ATGTCCCCTTGCGTCTCGTTCCTTCGATTCCTCCTTACGGTGTCCGCCACATCCGTTGCCTCGGCCTTGCTTTTCCCCGCTACGGGACGACGATGTGGCGGTCGAGCCCTCATCGACAATCCCCCAGCGTCACCGAGGTTTCGCCTACACTACGCCCACCGTCCGTCCCCGCGACCCACGGTGATTCCCGACGCCGTTCTCGTGGACCGcgttgacgacaacaacaacgttGACGACAGTGCTCTGTTCGACACGCCCATTCACAATCTCACCATCCCGGAACTCCGCACACTCGTCACCGCCTTGCGACAGCACCGTCGGGACACGGTAGCCTCTCCAATCGCATCCTCCACCACTACAACATCCACCGCAACGCCCGAAGCGGAAGCGGACGCGGACGCCCGTCGTCTCGCGTCACTCCCTTCCGACGAAGCCGCACACGAACTTACCGTACCGGAACTCCGCCACCAACTCGCCCGTGCCCAAGCCGACCAAGCCCGCGCGGTGGCTCAAGTCCAACAACGGGCCCACGACGAACTCACAAAACTCCGGGACGCCCACGCCACGGCTCAGCGACAATCCCAGACCCGGGTGCGAGTGCTCGAAGACACACTCCGGAACGCCACGGTCGCGCGGGGGAACGAACAAACCGCCGCCAAGGAACTCGTTGCGCAAAAACAAGACGAAGCCACCAGACGCGTAAAAGCCGCCGAAGAACAAGCCCGACACACCATGGAACGTATGGAAATTCAGTTCCACAATAGACTCATGCAAAAGGATGAACAAGTACAGAGAGTCCGGGATGAAATCGCTCAAGCCCGCACCACGCTggccgaaaaggaacgcGAAGTCGAAGTATTGGTGGAACACACTCAGTCTCTCCGACAAAATCTCAAAACGACCTGGGGACTCGTTAAACTGCGGCTTTACCAACGATTTCAGCAACTCCGGCACACGGCGGCGGGTCATAAACCAAACGGTCGCTTTTCCGTGCCCAAACTGGACAACTCCAAGAGTCCGTTTCGGGATACTCCTCTTTCTCGGCACTAA